A DNA window from Iodobacter ciconiae contains the following coding sequences:
- the folC gene encoding bifunctional tetrahydrofolate synthase/dihydrofolate synthase gives MSFDSLSLDAWLSHLEQLHPSAIDMGLERVVCVRDALGLNPDFPVLLVGGTNGKGSVCTMLSTILCTAGYRVGTYTSPHLLHYRERVAINLVPASDADIVASFQAIEAARGDSSLTYFEFGTLAAMQQFMTAGVDVAVLEVGLGGRLDAVNAFEPVASAVVNVGLDHQSFLGDTREAIGHEKAGIYRQGKIAICADPEPPATLIAQAQRISAHLQLIGQDFGFEKQAEGQQWTWWNKSGVRRHALPFPALRGQYQLGNASVVLALLDAVKDQLPVGIGDIKRGLLEVELAARFQVLPGRPAVVLDVGHNPHAAKVLRANLDSMGFYPVTHAVLGMMADKDIAGVVELLADRIDVWHLAAPQLPRAAPPEQLSDIVGKLAPLAKINIYENVALAFASACKLAGESDRILAFGSFYTVAEVMATRER, from the coding sequence ATGTCGTTTGATTCTCTCTCCCTTGATGCGTGGTTATCCCATCTGGAACAGCTGCACCCCAGTGCCATTGATATGGGGCTGGAGCGGGTTGTTTGCGTGCGTGATGCCTTAGGCCTGAATCCGGATTTTCCTGTGCTGCTGGTGGGAGGGACCAACGGTAAGGGTTCGGTGTGTACCATGCTGTCCACTATTTTGTGCACTGCAGGTTATCGGGTCGGCACGTATACATCACCCCATTTGCTGCATTATCGGGAGCGGGTTGCCATTAATCTTGTGCCTGCTTCCGATGCTGATATTGTTGCTAGTTTTCAAGCAATTGAGGCTGCACGGGGTGATAGCTCACTGACCTACTTTGAGTTTGGTACACTGGCCGCGATGCAGCAGTTTATGACAGCAGGCGTAGATGTGGCGGTGCTGGAAGTCGGTTTGGGCGGGCGTCTGGATGCCGTTAATGCGTTTGAGCCTGTTGCCTCTGCCGTTGTTAATGTGGGCCTGGATCATCAGTCTTTTTTGGGTGATACCCGCGAAGCTATTGGGCACGAGAAAGCAGGTATCTATCGTCAGGGTAAAATTGCGATTTGCGCAGACCCCGAGCCGCCAGCCACACTGATTGCCCAAGCGCAGCGAATTAGTGCGCATCTGCAGTTAATCGGGCAGGATTTTGGCTTTGAAAAGCAGGCCGAAGGGCAGCAGTGGACATGGTGGAATAAGTCGGGTGTACGTCGGCACGCGCTACCTTTTCCTGCGCTACGCGGCCAGTATCAGCTGGGTAATGCCTCGGTGGTACTGGCTTTGCTCGATGCGGTAAAAGATCAGTTGCCGGTAGGGATTGGTGATATAAAGCGTGGCTTGCTGGAAGTCGAGCTTGCTGCGCGTTTTCAGGTTTTACCCGGTCGTCCTGCCGTCGTGCTGGATGTAGGGCATAATCCGCATGCAGCGAAAGTCTTACGCGCCAATTTAGATAGCATGGGGTTTTATCCGGTAACCCATGCGGTGCTGGGGATGATGGCTGATAAAGATATTGCGGGTGTGGTTGAATTATTGGCAGATCGTATTGATGTCTGGCATTTAGCCGCACCACAGCTGCCGCGAGCAGCGCCTCCGGAACAACTTTCCGACATTGTCGGCAAGCTTGCTCCGTTGGCGAAAATA
- a CDS encoding phosphoribosylanthranilate isomerase: protein MNPRIKICGLLDPGMAKCSAELGADAIGLVFYPPSPRYVEAATAAQIVAALPAFVSSVGLFVNADVTFVRNVLAKVPLDLLQFHGNETPEYCRQFGRPYLKALRVTPDLNLVECAQRFVDTLCKGILLDAFVEGVPGGTGEAFDWNLLPEHLPLPLVLSGGLHSGNVHEAICKVRPWAVDVSSGVESSRGIKDAAKIAAFIKSSREKSA, encoded by the coding sequence ATGAATCCACGCATCAAAATTTGCGGCTTGCTTGATCCGGGCATGGCAAAATGCAGCGCTGAATTAGGGGCTGACGCTATTGGTCTGGTTTTTTATCCACCCAGTCCTCGTTATGTAGAGGCGGCAACTGCAGCGCAAATTGTTGCTGCTTTACCTGCTTTTGTGAGTAGTGTAGGTTTGTTTGTTAATGCAGATGTTACGTTTGTTCGTAATGTACTGGCTAAGGTGCCATTGGATTTACTGCAGTTTCACGGTAATGAAACGCCCGAATATTGTCGCCAGTTTGGACGCCCTTATTTAAAAGCGCTAAGGGTAACACCTGATCTTAATTTGGTAGAATGCGCGCAGCGCTTTGTAGATACGCTTTGCAAAGGGATTTTGCTTGATGCTTTTGTAGAAGGGGTGCCTGGCGGAACGGGTGAAGCCTTTGACTGGAATCTTCTTCCTGAACATCTGCCATTGCCACTGGTTCTATCGGGGGGGTTACATTCTGGTAATGTCCATGAAGCGATTTGTAAGGTTAGACCTTGGGCTGTGGATGTATCAAGTGGCGTAGAAAGCAGCAGGGGAATCAAAGATGCAGCAAAAATTGCTGCCTTTATTAAATCAAGCAGAGAGAAAAGCGCATGA
- the trpB gene encoding tryptophan synthase subunit beta: MTETTHEQQPYQQPDSLGHFGQFGGIFVAETLIPALDKLRVEYEKALQDPDFVAEYHSELKHYVGRPSPIYHAKRWSEALGGAQIYLKREDLNHTGAHKVNNTIGQALLARRMGKKRVIAETGAGQHGVASATVAARYGLECIVYMGAEDVKRQAPNVFRMKLLGAKVVAVESGTKTLKDAMNEAMRDWVTNVDSTYYIIGTCAGPHPYPQLVRDFQRVIGDECKVQMPEMIGRQPDAVVACVGGGSNAIGIFYPYVDDLAVRLIGVEAGGDGVETGRHAAPLTSDAKVGILHGNRTFLMQDEDGQIANTHSISAGLDYPGVGPEHSYLKDIGRAEYVAINDDEAIAAFHDLCHFEGIIPALESSHALAHAAKMAKTMTKDQVILVNLSGRGDKDIPTLARLSGIELGN; the protein is encoded by the coding sequence ATGACTGAGACTACACACGAGCAGCAGCCCTATCAGCAACCTGATTCCCTGGGGCATTTTGGTCAGTTTGGTGGCATTTTTGTGGCTGAGACCTTGATTCCTGCTCTGGATAAACTACGGGTTGAGTATGAAAAAGCCCTGCAAGACCCTGATTTTGTTGCCGAGTACCATAGCGAGCTAAAACACTATGTTGGCCGCCCAAGCCCGATATACCACGCCAAGCGCTGGTCCGAGGCTTTAGGTGGCGCACAGATTTATTTGAAGCGTGAAGATTTAAATCATACCGGCGCGCACAAGGTGAACAACACTATCGGCCAGGCGCTGCTTGCCCGCCGTATGGGTAAAAAACGCGTGATTGCCGAAACTGGTGCGGGCCAGCATGGCGTAGCGTCAGCTACGGTTGCCGCACGTTATGGCCTTGAGTGCATTGTATATATGGGAGCTGAAGACGTTAAACGCCAGGCTCCGAACGTGTTCCGGATGAAATTACTGGGCGCAAAAGTGGTTGCTGTTGAATCAGGTACAAAAACATTGAAAGACGCCATGAATGAGGCGATGCGCGATTGGGTAACAAATGTCGATTCTACCTATTACATTATTGGGACATGTGCAGGCCCTCATCCTTATCCGCAGCTGGTGCGCGATTTTCAGCGCGTGATTGGTGATGAATGTAAGGTACAGATGCCAGAAATGATCGGCCGCCAGCCTGATGCGGTTGTGGCTTGTGTGGGCGGCGGCTCGAATGCGATTGGTATTTTCTACCCCTATGTGGATGATTTAGCTGTACGCCTGATTGGTGTAGAGGCGGGCGGAGATGGCGTAGAAACTGGCCGTCACGCGGCACCTCTGACCTCTGATGCCAAAGTCGGTATTTTGCATGGCAATCGTACGTTCCTGATGCAGGACGAAGATGGCCAGATCGCAAATACGCACTCTATTTCTGCCGGGCTGGATTATCCGGGCGTAGGACCGGAGCACAGCTACCTGAAAGATATCGGCCGCGCTGAGTATGTGGCGATTAATGATGATGAAGCCATTGCCGCTTTTCACGATCTTTGTCATTTTGAGGGTATCATTCCGGCCCTTGAGTCAAGTCATGCTCTGGCCCATGCTGCAAAAATGGCTAAAACAATGACTAAAGATCAGGTGATTCTGGTTAATTTATCGGGTCGTGGTGATAAAGATATCCCGACTTTAGCCCGTCTCTCCGGCATCGAACTGGGAAATTAA
- the rpsF gene encoding 30S ribosomal protein S6 has product MRHYEIVFIVHPDQSEQVPAMIDRYKTLITNGGGAIHRLEDWGRRQLAYPIQKIHKAHYVMMNVEISQLILDELEHAFKFNDAVLRHITLRTEHAVVEASPMMKEEKSKSLTTATAEGTAEA; this is encoded by the coding sequence ATGCGACATTACGAAATCGTATTTATCGTGCATCCGGATCAAAGCGAACAGGTTCCAGCGATGATTGATCGCTACAAGACCCTGATCACCAACGGTGGTGGTGCAATTCACCGCCTTGAAGACTGGGGTCGTCGTCAGTTAGCTTACCCGATCCAAAAGATCCACAAAGCTCACTACGTCATGATGAACGTTGAAATCAGCCAGCTGATTTTGGACGAACTCGAACACGCCTTCAAATTCAATGACGCCGTTCTGCGCCACATTACTCTGCGCACAGAGCACGCTGTTGTTGAAGCTTCCCCAATGATGAAGGAAGAGAAGTCCAAGTCCCTGACTACAGCTACTGCCGAAGGCACTGCTGAAGCTTAA
- the rpsR gene encoding 30S ribosomal protein S18 has product MSRHLFKRKKFCRFTAEGIAHVDYKDIALLKDFISENGKIIPARITGTKAKFQRQLSEAIKVARLLALLPYTDQH; this is encoded by the coding sequence ATGTCGCGTCATCTGTTCAAGCGGAAAAAATTCTGCCGCTTTACCGCCGAAGGCATTGCCCACGTGGATTACAAAGATATTGCTCTGCTAAAAGACTTTATCTCTGAAAACGGTAAGATCATCCCTGCCCGCATTACTGGTACTAAAGCTAAGTTCCAGCGCCAATTGTCTGAAGCGATCAAAGTGGCTCGCCTGCTTGCGCTTCTGCCATACACCGATCAACACTAA
- the trpA gene encoding tryptophan synthase subunit alpha, protein MKANHPSRIQQAFSRLQSQNRQALIPFITAGDPHPRGTVEVMHALVAGGADILELGVPFSDPMADGPVIQRASERALLHGVSLRQVLGMVAEFRQKNADTPVVLMGYANPMEAMGYEVFSKAALQAGVDGVLTVDLPPEEAKERVVILKAHGIDPIFLLAPTTHASRIKAVAELASGYVYYVSLKGVTGSANLDIADVTEKLSVLKKYLTIPIGVGFGISDAATAKAVAAVADAVVIGSRLVQEAERGEEGLADRLTDFLTGIRAAMDTARI, encoded by the coding sequence ATGAAGGCTAATCATCCGTCCAGAATTCAGCAGGCATTTTCGCGTTTACAAAGTCAGAATCGCCAGGCGCTGATTCCATTTATTACCGCCGGAGACCCGCATCCTCGGGGCACGGTTGAGGTGATGCATGCGCTGGTTGCGGGCGGCGCGGATATTTTAGAGCTGGGCGTGCCATTTTCTGATCCAATGGCAGATGGCCCGGTGATTCAACGCGCATCGGAGCGTGCACTTTTGCATGGCGTATCTTTGCGCCAGGTTCTTGGTATGGTGGCTGAATTTCGCCAAAAAAATGCAGATACACCGGTTGTGCTGATGGGTTACGCTAATCCGATGGAAGCCATGGGTTACGAGGTTTTTTCAAAAGCAGCACTACAAGCGGGTGTGGATGGTGTGCTCACCGTTGATTTACCACCGGAAGAAGCAAAAGAGCGTGTGGTTATTTTAAAAGCACATGGCATCGATCCTATTTTCTTGCTCGCACCGACAACGCACGCCTCAAGAATTAAAGCGGTTGCAGAGTTGGCGTCAGGCTATGTGTATTATGTTTCCCTGAAAGGGGTAACAGGCTCGGCAAATCTGGATATTGCAGATGTCACTGAAAAACTGAGCGTATTAAAGAAATATCTCACCATCCCGATTGGTGTTGGTTTCGGGATCAGTGATGCAGCTACTGCAAAAGCAGTGGCTGCCGTAGCCGATGCGGTTGTGATCGGCTCGCGCCTGGTACAAGAAGCTGAAAGAGGTGAAGAAGGCCTTGCTGATCGATTAACTGATTTTCTTACCGGCATTCGTGCCGCGATGGACACTGCCCGCATTTAA
- the fdxA gene encoding ferredoxin FdxA yields the protein MTYVVTDACVKCKYTDCVDVCPVDCFREGPNFLVIDPDECIDCTLCVAECPVEAIYAEDDVPSDMQDYIELNAEMSKIWHAIVEKKDPLPDHETWAAVNGKIDQIER from the coding sequence ATGACGTACGTAGTGACCGACGCCTGTGTGAAGTGCAAGTACACGGATTGCGTCGATGTATGCCCGGTAGACTGCTTTCGTGAAGGCCCCAACTTCCTGGTTATTGATCCCGACGAATGCATCGATTGCACACTCTGCGTTGCCGAATGCCCTGTTGAAGCCATTTATGCAGAAGATGATGTACCAAGCGACATGCAGGACTACATCGAGCTAAATGCTGAAATGTCTAAAATCTGGCACGCCATCGTAGAAAAAAAAGATCCGCTACCTGATCACGAAACATGGGCTGCGGTAAATGGAAAGATTGATCAAATCGAGCGTTAA
- the priB gene encoding primosomal replication protein N gives MDKRNRVLIDGTVIKRSDLRYTPAGMPVLELVITHLSEQIEAGRHRKVECEVAMMALGDIAAKLDPVQIGQRLASKGFIAAKSNRYRNELVLHLEEFELLN, from the coding sequence TTGGACAAACGTAACCGAGTACTCATTGACGGTACCGTTATAAAACGAAGCGATTTACGTTACACACCTGCTGGAATGCCTGTTCTGGAGCTTGTGATCACTCACCTTTCAGAGCAGATTGAAGCAGGAAGACACCGCAAGGTAGAGTGTGAAGTGGCCATGATGGCACTTGGTGATATTGCAGCGAAGCTTGACCCTGTTCAGATAGGGCAACGACTAGCCAGCAAAGGTTTTATCGCCGCAAAAAGTAATCGTTATCGCAATGAACTTGTGTTGCATCTCGAAGAATTTGAATTGTTGAATTGA
- the truA gene encoding tRNA pseudouridine(38-40) synthase TruA, which translates to MKYALAVEYDGRAFHGWQIQKDLPTVQAALEAALGQMAGEAIQVHAAGRTDAGVHGARQIVHFETTVNRPLTAWVRGINSFLPDAVAVLWAKPVSEVFHARFSAFSRHYRYLLLSHPVRPALWSGRMGWTFYELDFEAMQAAARHLLGQHDFTSFRAAECQAKSPVKTMTQVQLQKEGNLFICDFSADAFLHHMVRNIMGALLHVGKGHESPEWMADLILARDRTSAPPTFMPDGLYLAGVSYPPEFALDSEPVLRHGLI; encoded by the coding sequence ATGAAATACGCACTCGCAGTGGAATACGATGGCCGTGCCTTCCATGGCTGGCAAATCCAAAAAGATCTACCTACGGTGCAAGCTGCTCTGGAGGCTGCGCTTGGCCAGATGGCAGGAGAGGCTATTCAGGTTCATGCGGCAGGCCGCACGGATGCGGGTGTGCATGGAGCCAGGCAGATTGTTCACTTTGAAACCACGGTTAATCGTCCTTTAACTGCGTGGGTGCGGGGTATTAATAGTTTTCTCCCTGATGCCGTGGCTGTGCTGTGGGCTAAGCCTGTTTCTGAAGTATTTCACGCGCGTTTTTCAGCATTTTCCCGTCATTATCGCTATTTATTGCTGAGCCATCCGGTGCGCCCCGCATTATGGTCGGGCCGTATGGGATGGACGTTTTATGAGCTGGATTTCGAGGCGATGCAGGCTGCGGCACGCCATCTGCTGGGACAACATGATTTTACGAGTTTCAGGGCTGCAGAGTGCCAGGCTAAGTCTCCCGTTAAAACGATGACACAGGTTCAGCTTCAAAAAGAGGGGAATCTTTTTATCTGCGATTTTTCTGCCGATGCTTTTTTGCATCATATGGTCCGTAATATCATGGGGGCCTTATTGCATGTTGGAAAAGGGCATGAATCCCCTGAATGGATGGCCGATTTGATCCTTGCCCGGGATAGAACGAGTGCGCCTCCCACCTTTATGCCAGACGGACTCTACCTCGCTGGTGTAAGCTACCCCCCTGAGTTTGCTCTGGATAGCGAGCCGGTGTTGCGTCATGGCTTGATTTAA
- the accD gene encoding acetyl-CoA carboxylase, carboxyltransferase subunit beta, protein MSWLQKLLPPKIKIRTTMSKSGVPEGLWHKCPACSAVLYRTDLENNLEVCPKCDYHNAVSARRRLDILLDQEGRFEIGAEVKPLDILKFKDSKKYSDRLSAAQSATGEEDALVVMQGAIQNVPVVMAAFEFKFIGGSMGSVVGERFVRGVLTAIENNVPFICVSASGGARMQEGLNSLMQMTKTSAILTKLADKKLPFISILTDPTMGGVSASFAFLGDIVMAEPGALIGFAGQRVIEQTVRETLPEGFQRAEFLLEKGALDMVVDRREMRQKLAQLMTLLSKQPALN, encoded by the coding sequence ATGAGCTGGCTGCAAAAACTGCTTCCGCCGAAGATTAAAATTCGTACCACTATGAGTAAATCCGGCGTTCCGGAAGGTCTTTGGCACAAGTGCCCGGCCTGCAGCGCGGTTTTATACCGTACTGACCTGGAAAATAATTTAGAAGTTTGCCCTAAATGTGATTATCACAATGCCGTTTCTGCAAGACGTCGCCTGGATATCCTGCTTGATCAGGAAGGGCGGTTTGAAATTGGTGCGGAAGTTAAACCGCTGGATATTCTGAAATTTAAAGACAGCAAAAAATATAGCGACAGGCTCAGTGCTGCCCAGTCGGCTACCGGCGAAGAAGATGCGCTGGTTGTGATGCAGGGCGCCATTCAGAATGTGCCGGTTGTGATGGCTGCGTTCGAGTTTAAATTTATCGGTGGTTCTATGGGCTCGGTTGTCGGTGAGCGGTTTGTACGTGGCGTACTGACCGCCATCGAAAACAATGTGCCCTTTATTTGTGTTTCAGCTTCAGGTGGCGCGCGAATGCAGGAAGGTTTGAATTCGCTGATGCAAATGACTAAAACCAGCGCCATTTTAACAAAGCTTGCGGATAAAAAATTACCCTTTATTTCCATTCTGACCGATCCGACGATGGGGGGGGTTTCTGCTTCATTTGCCTTTCTGGGCGATATAGTGATGGCCGAACCGGGTGCTCTGATTGGCTTTGCAGGGCAGCGCGTGATTGAGCAGACCGTTCGTGAAACACTGCCGGAAGGCTTTCAGCGTGCTGAATTCTTGCTGGAAAAAGGCGCTCTGGATATGGTGGTTGACCGCCGCGAGATGCGCCAGAAATTAGCTCAATTAATGACCCTTCTTTCTAAACAGCCCGCTCTTAACTGA
- a CDS encoding FimV/HubP family polar landmark protein yields MPIKPKLKACVLALILTLPPSAGAVGLGKLNVLSGLGQPFRAEIDLVSVQPGEFESLLVRLASPEAFTQAQAAYPPASLGLRLVIEKRANGQQYVFVSSTQSISEPFLDLLVDLNWSGGKIQRSYTALIDPPGYQNIRASAGNEIKAKEQFAPSALPGTRRKGTVLTPDKKNAPVAAQAEKTISDQQYKVQAGDTLSSVARQTAAEGVTLEQMLVGLYRQNPGAFDGNMNRLRRGKILNIPTKEEMQTVPAKEAGKEVRLQSKDWQAYRNKVAESVQKRAAVAGNESVSAGRINPKVEEKVKPGDASQDVLKLSKGIAPGKAKADQQGEQARIRALEEEVIARQKGLDEANERVAALQKNVHDMERLLALKSSAGAALASKASEAAADKPAAALASAPVLEAHASETVALASAPLVQPTQEIASRPKKRRVITPPAPEPVAEPGLIDMVADNALPIGGGLAAVLLGGVGLWWARRRKQGSAFADSVLTGGDLKSNTLLGNTGGAVISTQPTENSFLTDFSRQGLGTIDTDEVDPIAEAEVYMAYDRNEQAEEILRDALLKDPARHEIRMKLLEIFVAKKDPTSYEEIAADFFAITGGRGAQWEQAAYQGSVLDPGNPLYKRIEPVIAPVAAMAAAVAAQVAKPLADNLPFGDLNLSAAPAAVSDFDALMSEEIAEPLQVSTPHDLADLDLSLDFDVAAGAAAEPVQEVNPFMDAAQQQTTLPSLDLPEVTPALGVIESAPASDDFAAGVDFGLDDFLVPEEPESAAAADGMLSLDMPVDFSGAGAAAPADGVFDLDFNGLDSIPEAAAMPADFSADLPDLDLGGTSAAEGSVLMPVASLADASEDVLEATSADNGLGLDFDFSLDAPIEMTVAASAAEESIDLAEMNLDFAADTGMPSDPMQEFAGDDPVQTKIDLAKAYVDMGDTEGAREILQEAIAEGKPEQKKQAQALLDNL; encoded by the coding sequence GTGCCAATCAAACCGAAACTCAAGGCGTGTGTCCTTGCTCTTATATTGACTTTGCCGCCTTCTGCAGGTGCAGTGGGACTGGGGAAGTTAAACGTGCTTTCCGGGCTTGGTCAGCCATTTCGGGCTGAAATTGATCTGGTTTCAGTTCAGCCGGGAGAGTTCGAAAGCCTGCTTGTTCGCCTTGCCTCGCCAGAAGCGTTTACTCAGGCCCAGGCGGCTTATCCTCCTGCGTCACTGGGTTTGCGTCTTGTAATTGAAAAGCGTGCAAACGGCCAGCAATACGTTTTTGTTAGCTCTACACAATCAATCTCGGAGCCTTTCCTGGATTTACTGGTTGATCTGAATTGGTCTGGTGGAAAAATTCAGCGAAGTTACACCGCTTTGATTGACCCGCCGGGCTACCAGAATATCCGGGCTTCTGCCGGAAATGAGATCAAGGCAAAAGAGCAGTTTGCACCCTCTGCTTTGCCTGGTACTCGCCGCAAAGGCACAGTGCTGACTCCTGATAAAAAGAATGCGCCGGTCGCTGCTCAGGCAGAAAAAACAATATCTGATCAGCAGTATAAAGTCCAGGCCGGGGATACCTTATCCAGTGTGGCGCGGCAGACTGCGGCCGAAGGCGTAACACTGGAGCAGATGCTGGTCGGGCTGTATCGGCAAAACCCCGGTGCTTTTGATGGCAATATGAATCGCTTACGCCGTGGCAAGATCTTAAATATCCCGACAAAAGAAGAAATGCAGACCGTGCCTGCAAAAGAAGCGGGTAAAGAGGTACGTTTGCAGTCCAAAGACTGGCAGGCTTACCGGAATAAAGTGGCAGAATCCGTGCAAAAACGAGCCGCTGTTGCAGGTAATGAGTCTGTAAGTGCAGGTCGTATCAATCCAAAAGTAGAAGAAAAAGTAAAGCCAGGCGATGCAAGCCAGGATGTCCTGAAACTCTCTAAAGGGATCGCTCCGGGTAAAGCGAAAGCAGATCAGCAAGGAGAGCAGGCACGTATACGTGCGCTGGAAGAGGAAGTGATCGCCAGACAAAAGGGTCTGGATGAAGCCAATGAGCGAGTTGCCGCATTACAAAAAAATGTTCATGATATGGAAAGGCTGCTGGCGCTTAAAAGTAGCGCCGGTGCTGCATTAGCAAGTAAGGCCAGCGAGGCTGCTGCAGATAAACCTGCTGCTGCGCTGGCTTCTGCCCCTGTTTTGGAGGCGCATGCGTCTGAAACCGTGGCACTGGCAAGCGCGCCACTTGTTCAGCCGACCCAGGAGATTGCAAGTCGGCCTAAAAAACGCCGGGTTATCACGCCTCCGGCACCTGAGCCCGTGGCAGAGCCTGGCCTGATAGATATGGTTGCGGACAATGCGCTGCCTATTGGTGGTGGTTTGGCTGCTGTTTTATTGGGTGGTGTGGGCCTTTGGTGGGCTCGCCGCCGTAAGCAGGGGTCTGCCTTTGCTGATAGTGTTCTGACTGGTGGGGACCTGAAATCCAATACGCTTCTGGGCAATACCGGCGGTGCGGTAATTAGCACCCAGCCAACTGAAAACTCTTTCCTTACCGATTTTAGTCGTCAGGGTTTGGGGACAATCGATACGGATGAGGTGGATCCGATCGCTGAAGCCGAAGTGTATATGGCTTACGATCGTAATGAGCAGGCTGAAGAAATTCTGCGTGATGCACTACTCAAAGATCCTGCGCGTCATGAAATCCGGATGAAGCTGCTGGAAATCTTTGTGGCAAAGAAGGACCCAACATCATACGAAGAAATTGCCGCTGACTTTTTTGCCATAACAGGTGGCAGGGGCGCGCAATGGGAGCAGGCTGCATATCAGGGAAGTGTTCTTGATCCGGGAAACCCTTTGTATAAGCGAATTGAGCCTGTAATTGCACCCGTAGCAGCTATGGCTGCTGCTGTGGCTGCACAGGTAGCAAAACCGCTTGCTGATAATTTGCCTTTTGGTGATTTAAATCTGTCTGCGGCACCGGCAGCCGTTAGTGATTTTGATGCACTAATGAGTGAAGAAATTGCCGAGCCACTACAAGTCAGCACTCCTCATGATTTGGCCGATCTGGACCTGTCTCTTGACTTTGATGTGGCTGCAGGGGCTGCTGCGGAGCCTGTGCAGGAGGTTAATCCTTTTATGGATGCTGCTCAGCAGCAAACCACATTGCCTTCGCTTGATTTACCTGAAGTGACGCCTGCGCTGGGTGTGATCGAAAGTGCTCCTGCTTCTGATGACTTTGCGGCAGGAGTGGATTTTGGTCTGGACGACTTTTTAGTTCCGGAAGAGCCCGAGTCTGCCGCGGCTGCAGATGGTATGCTGTCACTGGATATGCCGGTTGATTTTTCTGGCGCTGGAGCTGCTGCACCGGCTGATGGAGTGTTTGATCTGGATTTTAATGGCCTGGACAGCATACCGGAAGCTGCCGCGATGCCTGCTGATTTCTCGGCTGATTTGCCCGATCTTGATTTGGGTGGAACATCTGCTGCTGAGGGCTCGGTGCTTATGCCGGTCGCTTCCCTGGCAGACGCCTCGGAAGACGTGCTTGAGGCAACGAGTGCGGATAATGGCCTGGGGCTGGATTTTGATTTCTCCCTAGATGCGCCTATCGAAATGACGGTAGCAGCCTCTGCGGCAGAAGAGTCGATTGATCTGGCTGAAATGAATCTGGACTTTGCTGCAGATACAGGCATGCCCTCAGACCCTATGCAGGAGTTTGCAGGGGATGACCCGGTACAAACCAAGATTGACCTGGCGAAAGCTTACGTTGATATGGGGGACACTGAAGGAGCAAGGGAAATTCTGCAAGAGGCAATCGCCGAGGGAAAACCGGAGCAGAAAAAACAGGCTCAGGCATTGCTGGATAATCTTTGA
- a CDS encoding CbiQ family ECF transporter T component: MIRVHSANQIVVWLWVASILQTLQGTPLIVFSAACISLASYVCPDRCWLTLKRTRFLLLAIALVYGWSTPGQYLWVSRWSPTEEGMYWGGLQLVRLLGVLATLQLLLSRLSANRIFSGLYTLFAPLACLGLRRERWALRLSLTMAFSAELLLEQKTLNRESFLLQMAKVEQAGSLHEVSILVESLSFFDLALLWVLFAAVLFTFLMMV, translated from the coding sequence TTGATTAGAGTTCATTCTGCAAATCAAATTGTAGTGTGGCTTTGGGTGGCGTCTATTTTGCAAACTTTGCAGGGTACGCCACTCATTGTTTTTTCTGCGGCATGTATTTCCCTGGCCTCTTATGTTTGCCCTGACCGTTGCTGGCTAACTTTGAAACGGACGCGTTTTTTGCTGCTGGCCATTGCACTGGTTTATGGCTGGTCAACGCCGGGGCAGTATCTGTGGGTGAGTCGCTGGTCTCCCACAGAGGAAGGGATGTATTGGGGTGGGCTGCAGCTTGTGCGTCTTCTGGGCGTGCTGGCAACTTTACAGCTGTTGCTGTCGCGCTTAAGCGCTAACCGTATATTTTCAGGGCTTTATACCCTTTTTGCCCCATTAGCCTGTCTTGGGCTCAGACGTGAGCGCTGGGCTTTACGTTTAAGCCTAACAATGGCATTTTCGGCCGAGTTACTGCTGGAGCAAAAGACTTTAAACCGTGAAAGTTTTTTACTGCAAATGGCAAAGGTGGAGCAAGCTGGCAGCTTACACGAAGTCTCAATTCTGGTAGAGTCGCTGTCTTTTTTTGATTTGGCACTGCTTTGGGTCTTGTTTGCCGCAGTGCTATTCACTTTTTTGATGATGGTGTAA